The proteins below are encoded in one region of Saccopteryx leptura isolate mSacLep1 chromosome 1, mSacLep1_pri_phased_curated, whole genome shotgun sequence:
- the FKBPL gene encoding FK506-binding protein-like produces METPPTNAVGEKNTSQPQQPRGHNPKKTLDSAAQIRQQPQEPLTEVLELKMSPDPASPSLESPQGTEKLPAGLASDSDKSHGSDNETPEPLHASDLWYCPDGSFVKKIIARGHGLDKPKLGSRCRVLAFGFPFGSGLPEGWGELTIGLGPWREETWGELTEKCLESMCQGEEVELRAPGYSGPPVRLTLASFTKGQDSWELEDSQKEALAMQERARGTELFRSGNPEGAARCYGRALRLLLTLPPPGSPERIALHANLAACQLLLGQPDLAAQSCDRVLEREPGHLKALYRRGVAQAALGNLEKAIADLKKVLAVDPKNRAAQEELGKVIFQGKKQDAGLAQGLRKMFV; encoded by the coding sequence ATGGAGACGCCACCAACCAATGCAGTGGGAGAGAAAAACACCTCTCAACCGCAGCAACCACGGGGACATAACCCCAAGAAGACCCTTGATTCAGCTGCTCAGATTAGGCAGCAGCCCCAAGAGCCTCTTACTGAAGTTCTTGAGCTGAAAATGAGCCCAGACCCAGCCAGCCCAAGTCTAGAGAGTCCTCAAGGGACTGAAAAACTGCCTGCTGGACTTGCATCAGACTCCGATAAGTCTCACGGGTCAGATAATGAGACGCCAGAGCCCCTCCACGCTTCTGATCTCTGGTACTGTCCAGACGGCAGTTTTGTCAAGAAGATCATAGCCCGTGGCCATGGTTTGGACAAACCCAAGCTGGGCTCCCGCTGCCGGGTGCTGGCTTTTGGGTTTCCTTTTGGGTCAGGGCTGCCAGAAGGCTGGGGAGAGCTAACTATTGGATTAGGCCCGTGGAGGGAGGAGACCTGGGGGGAGCTCACAGAGAAATGCTTGGAGTCCATGTGTCAGGGTGAGGAGGTAGAGCTTCGGGCCCCTGGGTACTCTGGACCTCCTGTCAGGCTCACACTGGCTTCCTTCACTAAGGGCCAGGACTCCTGGGAGCTGGAGGACAGCCAGAAGGAGGCTCTGGCCATGCAAGAACGTGCGAGGGGCACAGAATTATTTCGCTCCGGGAACCCTGAAGGGGCTGCCCGATGCTATGGACGGGCTCTTCGGCTGCTGCTGACTTTACCCCCACCTGGTTCTCCAGAACGAATTGCCCTTCATGCCAACCTGGCTGCCTGTCAGTTGCTGCTAGGGCAGCCGGACTTGGCAGCCCAGAGCTGTGACCGGGTGCTGGAACGGGAGCCTGGGCATTTAAAGGCCTTGTACCGAAGAGGGGTTGCCCAGGCTGCCCTTGGGAACCTGGAAAAAGCAATTGCTGACCTCAAGAAGGTGCTGGCGGTAGACCCCAAAAACCGGGCAGCCCAGGAGGAGCTGGGAAAGGTGATCTTTCAGGGGAAGAAACAGGATGCAGGACTGGCTCAGGGTCTCCGCAAGATGTTTGtctga
- the PRRT1 gene encoding proline-rich transmembrane protein 1 encodes MSSEKSGLPDSVPHTSPPPYNAPQPPAEPPAPPPQAAPSSHHHLHHHYHQSGTATLPRLGAGGLASAGASALRGPSFSATLPRPPHHAPPGPASGAPPPGCATLPRMPPDPYLQETRFEGPLPPPPPAAAAPPPPAPSHAAQTPGFVVPTHTGAVGTLPLGGYVTPGYPLQLQPCTAYVPVYPVGTPYAGGTPGGTGGASTLPPPPQGPGLALLEPRRPPHDYMPIAVLTTICCFWPTGIIAIFKAVQVRTALARGDMVSAEIASREARNFSFISLAVGIAAMVLCTILTVVIIIAAQHHENYWDP; translated from the exons ATGTCATCGGAAAAGTCAG GCCTCCCGGActcagtcccccacacctctccgCCCCCCTACAACGCCCCCCAGCCGCCGGCcgagccccccgccccgcccccacaggcAGCCCCCTCCTCgcaccaccatctccaccaccactaccaccagtCCGGCACCGCCACCCTCCCGCGCTTAGGGGCCGGCGGCCTGGCTTCGGCCGGGGCCAGCGCTCTGCGGGGCCCCTCCTTCTCGGCCACGCTGCCGCGGCCCCCACACCACGCCCCGCCCGGCCCGGCCTCCGGGGCGCCCCCGCCCGGCTGTGCCACCTTGCCCCGCATGCCACCCGACCCTTACCTGCAGGAGACTCGCTTCGAGGGCCCGCTGCCCCCGCCGCCACCTGCcgccgccgccccgcccccgccggcgCCCTCTCATGCCGCCCAGACCCCCGGCTTCGTGGTGCCTACGCACACCGGGGCGGTAGGCACGCTGCCACTGGGGGGCTACGTGACCCCCGGCTATCCCCTTCAGCTGCAGCCTTGCACGGCCTACGTACCAGTCTATCCCGTGGGCACG CCCTACGCAGGCGGGACCCCGGGGGGAACGGGAGGAGCCTCCACGCTGCCCCCGCcgccccagggcccagggctggcCCTGCTGGAGCCCAGGCGCCCGCCGCACGACTACATGCCCATCGCTGTGCTGACCACCATCTGCTGCTTCTGGCCTACAGGCATCATCGCCATCTTCAAGGCAGTgcag GTGCGCACCGCCTTGGCTCGCGGAGACATGGTGTCGGCCGAGATCGCTTCACGCGAGGCGCGGAACTTCTCCTTCATCTCCCTGGCGGTGGGCATCGCGGCCATGGTGCTCTGCACCATCCTCACCGTGGTCATCATCATCGCCGCCCAGCACCACGAGAACTACTGGGACCCGTGA